The Aphis gossypii isolate Hap1 chromosome 3, ASM2018417v2, whole genome shotgun sequence genome includes a region encoding these proteins:
- the LOC114131236 gene encoding uncharacterized protein LOC114131236 isoform X1, with protein MHYQNFNDFDIESSFQEDENVVIDKPFIPAKPPKAASPPPVRSTFKAPTGLSREEQLLSTVVHLDNGTTGYLITLNKTTGSWSCHACYPFKVPSLSLLEEHLTNKMHLLEMGKSCFPAKNFIRACSETGITVGMPSMVSGEPIPPGMEDEIDNVLARIQATLDSIFMPLIGIEFILELLPSEPTEEPRYMCALCDKRGDPRTFPNHLRSFNHHMAYLRRYFRTLASALEKLNKVSSKGFQELVFHVIGKIEETYGRMKPIVVDASLFDVSTEKIKILRQVNNGKHIMENPEDLWMLDMIKSEFVENPSLLQEKFPLKKVTEKNKRDEEEKQKAIKAETSFNKNPRISVNKSQLRPKNDKEESDSDIEFVDIKTNTESKPRKRVSSRESKDRRRRSPPRRHRRSRSPYRRKSRTRSKTPVMIRQRSRSRSRSRSRSPYYNRNNKYSSHRRRYRSRSRDRDESYRRQLSPTSDVHSMHSMSGYVSGHPHPRMFYAAPYMSFPRPFMRFPPPSRPRFYSPDMYSAEYHTQKERNTSKRKRLIQEYEKAVEEMKIEMEKKLSYHEKNPEKHPLYPDEWKKFWNRRFKELQMEGKDPNTYDFKPEWILSWSKRTQEMHDEEVNEKMEKLKNKILGDINMDKSSSESPSRDSPPLKDKKSSTDLKHSWHNFPVSEVLERDPDVVVNKPSNDRKPKVAGASPINSDSEDSISEINDHNKPREKIKIENPLNVITVLRQLSVLESQLGLLAPKIVDLLSKGLVMEKIEPKSSIKLLTPENCVMFETVKEKLKGQLLAGVVKRSLVNATMFSIRNIEKLMQLAPKFIPTSSMLNSTPTPIPIPNPILAPIPTPVPTSIPKTAPIVVPGVGVIDKMAIAQQITQALLAQGKVDVSQDDLETLINAVVGMAQSGDNIQGAKNLLANINNSGAVLKTAREEVDKKEEVDKMNLDQLSQGDIINLLKNFRDLNTDEQDGLITYLKKLGEKKPEEVKKLRKYIDMGPSNLKEVTSMFKDEEDDDNYELSEVCLAVKEKVGENKDEDVKNMTVNFEITEEQQKLLSSLKQFLPEIKSDYGLVPTNTQKQTTSDESFYKNSNNEPHTTSYSLDPYSANKNDTNYSPQPSTSTTFLTDQPDKYNIPQEKSNKYNKSQEQPNKYNRPLDQHNKYSHPQDQLKKYNKKQEQPNKYNIPHEQPNTYNASQEPPNKYNVSQDPTNKYLSQDPSNKYIASQEPQNKYNIPQEEHNEYHTSEEQSNEYNISPEQPDPYSAHQVDDYNDPYSQNRSNNYYQGQQQDSYNKYHQNSSSYYKGKNTYKTNNSYSDNYQGTSRENNRNNRFNRGQNNRYQGRR; from the exons ATgcattatcaaaattttaatgattttgataTTGAGTCAAGTTTTCAAGAAGATGAGAATGTTGTCATTGATAAACCTTTTATTCCTGCGAAACCTCCAAAAGCAGCATCTCCGCCACCAGTACGTTCAACGTTTAAG gcACCCACAGGTCTTTCTAGAGAAGAACAATTGTTGTCCACAGTTGTTCACTTGGATAACGGTACAACTGggtatttaataactttaaataaaacaacaggATCATGGTCATGTCACGCTTGTTATCCATTCAAAGTTCCATCTTTATCATTGCTCGAAGAGCATTTAACCaacaaaatgcatttattagaAATGGGAAAATCTTGTTTTCCGGCAAAAAACTTTATCAGAGCATGTTcagaaa CAGGAATAACTGTTGGTATGCCATCAATGGTATCGGGTGAACCAATACCGCCAGGAATGGAAGATGAAATAGATAATGTGTTGGCCCGTATTCAAGCTACATTGGATTCAATTTTCATGCCattaataggtatagaatTTATTCTAGAATTATTGCCATCTGAACCCACTGAAGAACCTAGATACATGTGTGCATTGTGTGATAAACGAGGTGATCCACGAACTTTTCCTAATCACTTACGTAGCTTTAATCACCACATGGCATATTtg CGAAGATATTTTAGAACATTAGCTAGTGCattggaaaaattaaacaaagtgTCTTCTAAAGGATTTCAAGAATTAGTGTTTCATGTTATTGGAAAAATAGAAGAAACATACGGCCGTATGAAACCAATAGTGGTTGATGCAAGTCTATTTGATGTATctactgaaaaaataaaaatcttaagacAAGTAAATAATGGAAAACATATCat GGAAAATCCAGAAGATTTATGGATGTTAGATATgataaaatcagaatttgttGAAAACCCTTCACTATTACaagaaaaat ttcctttaaaaaaagtaactgagaaaaataaacgggatgaagaagaaaaacaaaaagctATTAAAGCTGAAAC gtcatttaataaaaatccaaGAATTTCTGTTAATAAATCTCAATTACGCCCTAAGAATGATAAAGAAGAAAGTGATTCTGATATTGAATTTgttgatattaaaacaaatactgaATCTAAACCAAGAAAGCGTGTATCaa gtAGAGAATCTAAAGATAGAAGACGTAGATCACCACCTAGAAGACATCGCCGTTCTAGAAGTCCATATCGTCGTAAGTCACGTACTCGTTCAAAAACCCCTGTAATGATTAGACAGAGATCTCGTTCACGTTCTCGATCAAGATCTCGTTCACCTTACTACAAccgtaacaataaatattctagtcatcg AAGGCGTTATAGAAGTAGAAGCAGAGATAGAGATGAATCATACAGAAGACAGCTTTCTCCTACATCAGACGTGCATTCTATGCACTCCATGTCAGGTTATGTCTCGGGACATCCACATCCTAGAATGTTTTATGCTGCACCTTATATGTCTTTTCCTAGGCCATTTATGAGATTCCCTCCACCTAGTAGACCTAGGTTCTACTCTCCAGATATGTATTCAGCTGAATATCATACACAAAAAGAAAG AAATACTAGTAAAAGAAAAAGATTGATACAAGAATACGAAAAAGCAGTTGAagaaatgaaaattgaaatggagaaaaaattaagttatcatGAAAAAAACCCTGAAAAACATCCATTATATCCAGATGAATGGAAAAAGTTTTGGAATCGACGTTTTAAAGAATTGCAAATGGAAGGTAAAGATCCAAATACTTATGATTTTAAACCTGAGTGGATCCTTTCATGGAGTAAGCGCACACAGGAAATGCATGATGAAGAAGTTAATGAAAAGatggaaaaattgaaaaataaaatattgggtGATATTAATATGGATAAAAGTTCTTCAGAGTCACCTTCCAGAGATTCTCCTCccttaaaagataaaaaatcgTCAACAGATTTAAAACACAGTTGGCATAATTTTCCAGTATCTGAAGTATTAGAAAGGGACCCTGATGTTGTAGTTAACAAACCGTCTAACGATAGAAAACCTAAAGTTGCTGGGGCATCTCCTATTAATTCAGATTCAGAGGATTCAATAAGCGAAATCAATGACCATAATAAACCTagggaaaaaattaaaattgaaaatccattaaatgtaattactgTGTTGAGACAACTAAGCGTTTTGGAAAGTCAATTAGGTTTATTAGCACCTAAAATAGTTGATTTGTTATCTAAAGGTCTTGTAATGGAAAAAATTGAACCTAAATCATCAATTAAGCTGTTGACCCCAGAAAATTGTGTGATGTTTGAAACAGTAAAGGAAAAACTCAAAGGACAACTTTTAGCAGGAGTTGTTAAAAGAAGTTTAGTAAATGCTACCATGTTCTCTATTCGcaacattgaaaaattgatGCAGTTAGCACCgaaatttatacctacttcaaGCATGTTGAATTCTACACCCACACCCATACCTATTCCTAATCCTATACTTGCACCTATACCTACACCTGTACCTACATCTATACCTAAAACTGCTCCAATTGTAGTGCCTGGTGTTGgtgttattgataaaatggCTATTGCTCAGCAAATAACTCAAGCATTACTAGCACAAGGTAAAGTGGATGTGTCACAGGACGATTTAGAAACTCTGATAAATGCTGTTGTGGGTATGGCACAATCTGGAGATAATATTCAAGGGGCTAAGAACTTATTAGCAAACATCAATAACAGCGGAGCTGTGTTGAAAACTGCTCGTGAAGAAGTTGATAAGAAGGAAGAAGTCGATAAGATGAATTTAGACCAATTATCACAGGGagatataataaacttattgaaaaatttcagAGATTTGAACACTGATGAACAGGATggacttataacttatttaaaaaagttaggaGAAAAAAAACCAGAAGAAGTGAAAAAATTGAGAAAGTACATTGATATGGGACCATCTAACTTAAAAGAAGTTACTTCTATGTTTAAAGATGAAGAAGATGATGATAATTACGAACTATCAGAAGTTTGTTTGGCTGTCAAGGAAAAAGTTGGTGAAAATAAAGATGAAGATGTGAAAAACATGACTGTTAATTTTGAGATCACTGAAGAGCAACAGAAACTTTTAAgtagtttaaaacaatttttaccaGAAATAAAGTCTGATTATGGTTTGGTACCTACCAACACTCAAAAACAAACCACTTCTGatgaatcattttataaaaattctaacaaTGAACCTCATACCACTTCATATTCTTTAGATCCATATTCagctaataaaaatgatactaATTATTCGCCACAGCCATCAACATCCACTACATTTTTAACAGACCAACctgataaatacaatattcctCAAGAAaagtctaataaatataacaaatcacAAGAACAGCCTAATAAATACAACAGACCATTAGATCAGCATAATAAATACAGTCATCCACAAGATCagcttaaaaaatacaataaaaagcaAGAGCAGcccaataaatacaatataccccATGAACAACCTAATACATATAATGCATCACAAGAGCCACccaataaatacaatgtatcTCAAGATCcgactaataaatatttgtctcAAGACCCATCTAATAAGTACATTGCATCTCAAGAgccacaaaataaatataatatacctcaaGAGGAACATAATGAATATCATACGTCTGAAGAGCAatctaatgaatataatatatctccaGAGCAACCTGATCCGTATTCAGCTCACCAAGTAGATGATTACAATGATCCTTACTCACAAAATcggagtaataattattatcaagggCAACAACAGgattcttataataaatatcatcaaaATTCTTCCAgttattataaaggtaaaaatacttataaaactaataattcttATTCTGATAACTACCAAGGAACGTCTAGAGAAAATAATAGGAACAATCGATTTAATCGTGGTCAAAATAATCGATATCAAGGTAGACggtaa
- the LOC114131236 gene encoding uncharacterized protein LOC114131236 isoform X4, whose protein sequence is MHLLEMGKSCFPAKNFIRACSETGITVGMPSMVSGEPIPPGMEDEIDNVLARIQATLDSIFMPLIGIEFILELLPSEPTEEPRYMCALCDKRGDPRTFPNHLRSFNHHMAYLRRYFRTLASALEKLNKVSSKGFQELVFHVIGKIEETYGRMKPIVVDASLFDVSTEKIKILRQVNNGKHIMENPEDLWMLDMIKSEFVENPSLLQEKFPLKKVTEKNKRDEEEKQKAIKAETSFNKNPRISVNKSQLRPKNDKEESDSDIEFVDIKTNTESKPRKRVSSRESKDRRRRSPPRRHRRSRSPYRRKSRTRSKTPVMIRQRSRSRSRSRSRSPYYNRNNKYSSHRRRYRSRSRDRDESYRRQLSPTSDVHSMHSMSGYVSGHPHPRMFYAAPYMSFPRPFMRFPPPSRPRFYSPDMYSAEYHTQKERNTSKRKRLIQEYEKAVEEMKIEMEKKLSYHEKNPEKHPLYPDEWKKFWNRRFKELQMEGKDPNTYDFKPEWILSWSKRTQEMHDEEVNEKMEKLKNKILGDINMDKSSSESPSRDSPPLKDKKSSTDLKHSWHNFPVSEVLERDPDVVVNKPSNDRKPKVAGASPINSDSEDSISEINDHNKPREKIKIENPLNVITVLRQLSVLESQLGLLAPKIVDLLSKGLVMEKIEPKSSIKLLTPENCVMFETVKEKLKGQLLAGVVKRSLVNATMFSIRNIEKLMQLAPKFIPTSSMLNSTPTPIPIPNPILAPIPTPVPTSIPKTAPIVVPGVGVIDKMAIAQQITQALLAQGKVDVSQDDLETLINAVVGMAQSGDNIQGAKNLLANINNSGAVLKTAREEVDKKEEVDKMNLDQLSQGDIINLLKNFRDLNTDEQDGLITYLKKLGEKKPEEVKKLRKYIDMGPSNLKEVTSMFKDEEDDDNYELSEVCLAVKEKVGENKDEDVKNMTVNFEITEEQQKLLSSLKQFLPEIKSDYGLVPTNTQKQTTSDESFYKNSNNEPHTTSYSLDPYSANKNDTNYSPQPSTSTTFLTDQPDKYNIPQEKSNKYNKSQEQPNKYNRPLDQHNKYSHPQDQLKKYNKKQEQPNKYNIPHEQPNTYNASQEPPNKYNVSQDPTNKYLSQDPSNKYIASQEPQNKYNIPQEEHNEYHTSEEQSNEYNISPEQPDPYSAHQVDDYNDPYSQNRSNNYYQGQQQDSYNKYHQNSSSYYKGKNTYKTNNSYSDNYQGTSRENNRNNRFNRGQNNRYQGRR, encoded by the exons atgcatttattagaAATGGGAAAATCTTGTTTTCCGGCAAAAAACTTTATCAGAGCATGTTcagaaa CAGGAATAACTGTTGGTATGCCATCAATGGTATCGGGTGAACCAATACCGCCAGGAATGGAAGATGAAATAGATAATGTGTTGGCCCGTATTCAAGCTACATTGGATTCAATTTTCATGCCattaataggtatagaatTTATTCTAGAATTATTGCCATCTGAACCCACTGAAGAACCTAGATACATGTGTGCATTGTGTGATAAACGAGGTGATCCACGAACTTTTCCTAATCACTTACGTAGCTTTAATCACCACATGGCATATTtg CGAAGATATTTTAGAACATTAGCTAGTGCattggaaaaattaaacaaagtgTCTTCTAAAGGATTTCAAGAATTAGTGTTTCATGTTATTGGAAAAATAGAAGAAACATACGGCCGTATGAAACCAATAGTGGTTGATGCAAGTCTATTTGATGTATctactgaaaaaataaaaatcttaagacAAGTAAATAATGGAAAACATATCat GGAAAATCCAGAAGATTTATGGATGTTAGATATgataaaatcagaatttgttGAAAACCCTTCACTATTACaagaaaaat ttcctttaaaaaaagtaactgagaaaaataaacgggatgaagaagaaaaacaaaaagctATTAAAGCTGAAAC gtcatttaataaaaatccaaGAATTTCTGTTAATAAATCTCAATTACGCCCTAAGAATGATAAAGAAGAAAGTGATTCTGATATTGAATTTgttgatattaaaacaaatactgaATCTAAACCAAGAAAGCGTGTATCaa gtAGAGAATCTAAAGATAGAAGACGTAGATCACCACCTAGAAGACATCGCCGTTCTAGAAGTCCATATCGTCGTAAGTCACGTACTCGTTCAAAAACCCCTGTAATGATTAGACAGAGATCTCGTTCACGTTCTCGATCAAGATCTCGTTCACCTTACTACAAccgtaacaataaatattctagtcatcg AAGGCGTTATAGAAGTAGAAGCAGAGATAGAGATGAATCATACAGAAGACAGCTTTCTCCTACATCAGACGTGCATTCTATGCACTCCATGTCAGGTTATGTCTCGGGACATCCACATCCTAGAATGTTTTATGCTGCACCTTATATGTCTTTTCCTAGGCCATTTATGAGATTCCCTCCACCTAGTAGACCTAGGTTCTACTCTCCAGATATGTATTCAGCTGAATATCATACACAAAAAGAAAG AAATACTAGTAAAAGAAAAAGATTGATACAAGAATACGAAAAAGCAGTTGAagaaatgaaaattgaaatggagaaaaaattaagttatcatGAAAAAAACCCTGAAAAACATCCATTATATCCAGATGAATGGAAAAAGTTTTGGAATCGACGTTTTAAAGAATTGCAAATGGAAGGTAAAGATCCAAATACTTATGATTTTAAACCTGAGTGGATCCTTTCATGGAGTAAGCGCACACAGGAAATGCATGATGAAGAAGTTAATGAAAAGatggaaaaattgaaaaataaaatattgggtGATATTAATATGGATAAAAGTTCTTCAGAGTCACCTTCCAGAGATTCTCCTCccttaaaagataaaaaatcgTCAACAGATTTAAAACACAGTTGGCATAATTTTCCAGTATCTGAAGTATTAGAAAGGGACCCTGATGTTGTAGTTAACAAACCGTCTAACGATAGAAAACCTAAAGTTGCTGGGGCATCTCCTATTAATTCAGATTCAGAGGATTCAATAAGCGAAATCAATGACCATAATAAACCTagggaaaaaattaaaattgaaaatccattaaatgtaattactgTGTTGAGACAACTAAGCGTTTTGGAAAGTCAATTAGGTTTATTAGCACCTAAAATAGTTGATTTGTTATCTAAAGGTCTTGTAATGGAAAAAATTGAACCTAAATCATCAATTAAGCTGTTGACCCCAGAAAATTGTGTGATGTTTGAAACAGTAAAGGAAAAACTCAAAGGACAACTTTTAGCAGGAGTTGTTAAAAGAAGTTTAGTAAATGCTACCATGTTCTCTATTCGcaacattgaaaaattgatGCAGTTAGCACCgaaatttatacctacttcaaGCATGTTGAATTCTACACCCACACCCATACCTATTCCTAATCCTATACTTGCACCTATACCTACACCTGTACCTACATCTATACCTAAAACTGCTCCAATTGTAGTGCCTGGTGTTGgtgttattgataaaatggCTATTGCTCAGCAAATAACTCAAGCATTACTAGCACAAGGTAAAGTGGATGTGTCACAGGACGATTTAGAAACTCTGATAAATGCTGTTGTGGGTATGGCACAATCTGGAGATAATATTCAAGGGGCTAAGAACTTATTAGCAAACATCAATAACAGCGGAGCTGTGTTGAAAACTGCTCGTGAAGAAGTTGATAAGAAGGAAGAAGTCGATAAGATGAATTTAGACCAATTATCACAGGGagatataataaacttattgaaaaatttcagAGATTTGAACACTGATGAACAGGATggacttataacttatttaaaaaagttaggaGAAAAAAAACCAGAAGAAGTGAAAAAATTGAGAAAGTACATTGATATGGGACCATCTAACTTAAAAGAAGTTACTTCTATGTTTAAAGATGAAGAAGATGATGATAATTACGAACTATCAGAAGTTTGTTTGGCTGTCAAGGAAAAAGTTGGTGAAAATAAAGATGAAGATGTGAAAAACATGACTGTTAATTTTGAGATCACTGAAGAGCAACAGAAACTTTTAAgtagtttaaaacaatttttaccaGAAATAAAGTCTGATTATGGTTTGGTACCTACCAACACTCAAAAACAAACCACTTCTGatgaatcattttataaaaattctaacaaTGAACCTCATACCACTTCATATTCTTTAGATCCATATTCagctaataaaaatgatactaATTATTCGCCACAGCCATCAACATCCACTACATTTTTAACAGACCAACctgataaatacaatattcctCAAGAAaagtctaataaatataacaaatcacAAGAACAGCCTAATAAATACAACAGACCATTAGATCAGCATAATAAATACAGTCATCCACAAGATCagcttaaaaaatacaataaaaagcaAGAGCAGcccaataaatacaatataccccATGAACAACCTAATACATATAATGCATCACAAGAGCCACccaataaatacaatgtatcTCAAGATCcgactaataaatatttgtctcAAGACCCATCTAATAAGTACATTGCATCTCAAGAgccacaaaataaatataatatacctcaaGAGGAACATAATGAATATCATACGTCTGAAGAGCAatctaatgaatataatatatctccaGAGCAACCTGATCCGTATTCAGCTCACCAAGTAGATGATTACAATGATCCTTACTCACAAAATcggagtaataattattatcaagggCAACAACAGgattcttataataaatatcatcaaaATTCTTCCAgttattataaaggtaaaaatacttataaaactaataattcttATTCTGATAACTACCAAGGAACGTCTAGAGAAAATAATAGGAACAATCGATTTAATCGTGGTCAAAATAATCGATATCAAGGTAGACggtaa